Genomic window (Phycisphaeraceae bacterium):
CTGCGGTCTCTCAGCCTTGGCGCTGGGATGCAACGCTCCCAATGTACTCCGTGATGAGGCCTTCCAGTACGCTGTGCCGGAGGGGAATCTCGGTAAGGGGCTTGGCAAGTCAAAGCATCACGGTGCGACGACGTTCGGTTCGATCGTCAACGGCAAGGTCATGCGCGTCAAGAGCGAGAAGGCGATCGTTGCCAACTGCTCTGCGGTACGCGAGTGGGATTCGAACGGCACCAACTTCGGGTTCAACCCGGAACTCGGGCACATCGCTGGTGAGTTCGGACACAACGACTTCTACGCAGTAGCACTCGCAGCGGCGCAGATGCTTGGTGCGGACGGCGAACTTGCACTTCGAGGTATGCTCGCGATTGATGAGATCCGCGGCAGACTCGCGGAGGTGTTCAGTCTCAAGTCGTACAAGATCGATCACGTCGTGCATGGCGCCATCGCGTCGGCTGCGGTCTTTGGTGCGATGGTTGGTGCAACACGCGAACAGATCGAATCCGCAATCGGCATGAGCGTTGCGCACTACATCCCATTCCGCGCGATTCGCGCGGGCAAGCAACTCTCCGATTCCAAGGGTGCATCCGCTGCTATCTCGACCGAGGCGGCGATTCTCTCGGTGAAGCGTTCCATGGCAGGATTTCTCGGCCCACGCGATATCTTCCGTAATCCCGAAGCTATCTTCCGCATGTTCGAGGGACCAGGCCAAATGGCGCAAATGGTCGACAAGAATGGCAACGCGATCAAACCAGCGAACTCTGCACAGAAGGACGCGTCGCCGTTCGATCTTGTGCTCGGACGCGCTGGTTCAGACTTTGCTGTCATGGGCATGCACTTCAAGCTCGGTCTGTACGAGCACCAGTCCGCTGGCGCGTTGCAAGCGATGATTACGCTCCTCAATCAGGCACCAAAGCTGCTGGAAAAGAAGGACGGTGGGAACATTGGCAACATCAAGATTGTTGCGTACGAGCCCGCGTTCGGCATCATTGGTGATCCTGCGAAGCGCAATCCGACCACGCGTCAAAGCGCCGACCACTCCATGGTCTATATCGTTTCGACGCTGCTCCGCAAGGCGCTCGAACAGGGCAAGGCTGGTTGGACAGATCTGATGCTTGAGCCGAAGGACTACGGACCCGAGGCGATCAACAACTCGCTGACGCGCACGCTCATGGACAAGATTGAGTTTGCGCACGGCGGCAAGGAGTACGACGACAGGTACCCCGATGGCATTCCCACGAGCGTGGTCATTACCGACGCGGATGGAGCGAGCCACGACTCGGGGCTGGTGATGTATCCCGGCGGTCACGCCCGCAACGCAAAGGGCAAGACACCCGTCGATCTAAATGTTGTGCTTGATCACAAGTTCACCCTGCTCGGGTCGCTGGCGTTTGCTAATCCCACGCCGATCATCAACAAGTACCGCGATCTACACACCAAGTCGGCAGACGATGTGCAGACGATCAACGATTATGAGCTTTCGATCAGCCCGACGCGGTTTGACTGAAGAAGCTTGGACACTGCGGGCTCACCGATTCAGGCAGGCCAGAGTTCCAAGTGAGTCTTTGCCGTGGGATGCCCTGGGGCATACCCTAGAGGTTCACATTTCCGGGGTGTAGCGCAGCTTGGTTAGCGCGTTTGACTGGGGGTCAAAAGGTCGGAGGTTCGAATCCTCTCACCCCGATTCATCCTTACTGGCACTGTCGATAGTCGCAAAGGCG
Coding sequences:
- a CDS encoding MmgE/PrpD family protein, whose product is MPAAATDTHVHLPADTNQALGIADYAIKAIWGGPGERLEPDASVVERINQFHTDAVICGLSALALGCNAPNVLRDEAFQYAVPEGNLGKGLGKSKHHGATTFGSIVNGKVMRVKSEKAIVANCSAVREWDSNGTNFGFNPELGHIAGEFGHNDFYAVALAAAQMLGADGELALRGMLAIDEIRGRLAEVFSLKSYKIDHVVHGAIASAAVFGAMVGATREQIESAIGMSVAHYIPFRAIRAGKQLSDSKGASAAISTEAAILSVKRSMAGFLGPRDIFRNPEAIFRMFEGPGQMAQMVDKNGNAIKPANSAQKDASPFDLVLGRAGSDFAVMGMHFKLGLYEHQSAGALQAMITLLNQAPKLLEKKDGGNIGNIKIVAYEPAFGIIGDPAKRNPTTRQSADHSMVYIVSTLLRKALEQGKAGWTDLMLEPKDYGPEAINNSLTRTLMDKIEFAHGGKEYDDRYPDGIPTSVVITDADGASHDSGLVMYPGGHARNAKGKTPVDLNVVLDHKFTLLGSLAFANPTPIINKYRDLHTKSADDVQTINDYELSISPTRFD